The Desulfocurvibacter africanus subsp. africanus DSM 2603 genome includes a region encoding these proteins:
- the mqnE gene encoding aminofutalosine synthase MqnE gives MTDLATMHARYDRLGLADVAARVLGGERLSIEDGERLFACPDVTALGALAHHARTRLHGDKTYFVVNRHLNYTNICVNGCLFCAYRRERGEDGAFALSLEEAEAKVRATPEDTAEIHVVGGCHPSLPLAFFEELLARVKRLRPKALLKCFTAVEIAHFARLESITPREVLARLKNVGLVMMPGGGAEIFDPEVRTRICPHKLTAEEWLDIHRLAHSMGLRTNCTMLFGHLETRRHRMEHLDALRRLQDETGGFTCFIPLPFQTENSRLTGITPLTGLEELRTIAVSRLMLDNIRHIKAYWVMLGVKQAQAALYYGADDLDGTVVEEKIGHMAGAKSEAALTKTELMAMIRHCGFTPVERDSLFNELSEPSALLGPASQEAACAS, from the coding sequence ATGACCGATTTAGCCACCATGCACGCCCGTTACGATCGCCTGGGCCTAGCCGATGTCGCCGCCAGGGTTCTGGGCGGCGAACGCTTGAGCATCGAGGACGGCGAGCGGCTCTTCGCCTGCCCGGACGTCACGGCCCTGGGCGCGCTGGCCCATCACGCGCGCACGCGGCTGCACGGCGACAAGACCTATTTCGTGGTCAACCGCCACTTGAACTACACGAACATCTGCGTGAACGGCTGTCTTTTCTGCGCCTACCGCCGCGAGCGCGGCGAGGACGGGGCCTTCGCCCTTAGCCTGGAAGAGGCCGAGGCCAAGGTGCGCGCCACGCCCGAGGACACGGCCGAAATCCATGTCGTTGGCGGCTGCCACCCGAGCCTGCCGCTGGCTTTCTTCGAGGAGCTGCTCGCGCGCGTGAAACGACTGCGACCCAAGGCCCTGCTCAAGTGCTTCACGGCCGTGGAGATCGCCCACTTCGCCAGGCTGGAATCCATCACCCCGCGCGAGGTGCTGGCCAGACTCAAGAACGTCGGACTGGTCATGATGCCCGGCGGCGGGGCCGAGATCTTTGATCCCGAGGTGCGCACGCGCATCTGCCCGCACAAGCTCACTGCCGAGGAATGGCTGGACATCCACCGTCTGGCGCATTCCATGGGCCTGCGCACTAACTGCACCATGCTCTTCGGCCATCTGGAGACGCGCCGCCACAGGATGGAGCACCTGGATGCCCTGCGCCGCCTGCAGGACGAGACCGGTGGCTTCACCTGCTTCATCCCCCTGCCCTTCCAGACCGAGAACAGCCGGCTGACGGGCATCACGCCCCTGACCGGCCTGGAGGAGCTGCGCACCATCGCCGTGAGCCGGCTCATGCTCGACAACATCCGGCACATCAAGGCCTACTGGGTCATGCTCGGCGTCAAGCAGGCCCAGGCCGCGCTCTACTACGGGGCCGACGATCTGGACGGCACGGTGGTCGAGGAGAAGATCGGACACATGGCCGGGGCCAAGTCCGAGGCGGCCCTGACCAAGACCGAACTGATGGCCATGATCCGCCATTGCGGCTTTACGCCTGTGGAACGCGATTCCCTGTTCAACGAACTGTCCGAGCCATCCGCACTGCTAGGCCCGGCATCCCAGGAGGCCGCATGCGCCAGCTAG
- a CDS encoding menaquinone biosynthetic enzyme MqnA/MqnD family protein yields the protein MIRRETPAPVRLGRIGYLNVLPIYHPLETRAVDNDFVVESGPPAKLNTIMEAGGLDLSACSSIEYARRPERYLLVPDLAIGSCGPVQSVLLLSRVPLDRASKILVSAQTHTSAALLRLMLATRFGLRPDFETGDIRSRLAAGEPPQAFLAIGDEALRLRRLPDYPYALDLGSEWNAWTGLPFIFGVWIVRREAAAQLGPRMDRAVRTLLAAKAHGAARLPDYALLGEAQGILDAPSLRSYFRGLVYDLGPEEQEGLRAFYAKLAEAGAIPAAPRLEFYQSRDVVAA from the coding sequence GTGATCAGACGCGAAACTCCCGCGCCCGTGCGCCTGGGGCGCATCGGCTACCTAAACGTCCTGCCCATCTACCATCCGCTGGAGACCAGGGCCGTGGACAACGACTTCGTGGTCGAGTCCGGCCCGCCAGCAAAGCTCAACACGATCATGGAGGCCGGCGGCCTGGACCTGTCAGCCTGCTCGTCCATCGAGTACGCCCGCAGGCCCGAGCGCTACCTGCTCGTGCCCGACTTGGCCATCGGCAGTTGCGGCCCGGTGCAGTCCGTGCTGCTCCTGTCGCGCGTGCCCCTGGACCGCGCCTCGAAGATCCTGGTCAGCGCCCAGACGCACACCTCGGCCGCGCTGCTGCGCCTCATGCTGGCCACGCGCTTCGGCCTGCGCCCGGACTTCGAAACCGGCGACATCCGGAGCCGCTTGGCCGCCGGCGAGCCGCCGCAAGCCTTCCTGGCCATCGGCGACGAGGCGCTGCGCCTGCGCCGCCTGCCAGACTACCCCTACGCCCTGGACCTGGGCAGCGAGTGGAACGCCTGGACCGGCCTGCCCTTCATCTTCGGCGTCTGGATCGTGCGCCGCGAGGCCGCCGCGCAACTCGGCCCGCGCATGGACCGGGCCGTGCGAACTCTGCTGGCCGCCAAGGCCCACGGCGCGGCCCGCCTGCCCGACTACGCGCTCCTGGGCGAAGCCCAGGGCATCCTCGACGCGCCCAGCCTGCGCTCCTACTTTCGCGGCCTTGTCTACGACCTCGGCCCCGAGGAGCAGGAAGGACTGCGCGCGTTCTACGCCAAGCTCGCCGAAGCCGGAGCCATCCCGGCCGCGCCCAGGCTGGAGTTCTACCAGTCGCGCGACGTTGTGGCCGCGTAA
- the mqnC gene encoding cyclic dehypoxanthinyl futalosine synthase codes for MRQLAETSDILSRAVDGGRLDKTEALRLWREAPQHDLAHAAHALRLRKAPADIVTYVVDRNINYTNVCVCGCKFCAYFRAPGQPEGFVLPFEELGRKIDETLALGGTQILLQGGHHPNLPLSWYEDMLRFIKGNHPIHVHAFSPPEIVHFAGLSGLSTAEVIARLKRAGLDSIPGGGAEILVDRVRREASPNKCPAGQWLAVMEEAHNQGLRTSATMMFGHLETDEERIEHLLALRDAQDRTGGFTAFIPWTFQPDNTALAATVREKQAAPVYLRFLALSRLVLDNFANLQVSWVTMGPKIAQLALFHGANDFGSTMIEENVVAAAGVSFLMGEDEIRKLIEDAGFAPRRRRMDYSQAPEPSARATEVA; via the coding sequence ATGCGCCAGCTAGCCGAGACATCCGATATCCTGTCCCGCGCCGTGGACGGCGGACGCCTGGACAAAACCGAGGCCCTGCGCCTGTGGCGCGAGGCCCCGCAGCACGACCTGGCCCACGCCGCGCACGCCCTGCGCCTGCGCAAGGCCCCGGCCGACATCGTGACCTACGTGGTGGACCGCAACATCAACTACACCAATGTGTGCGTGTGCGGCTGCAAGTTCTGCGCGTACTTTCGCGCTCCGGGCCAGCCCGAGGGTTTCGTGCTGCCCTTCGAGGAGCTGGGCCGCAAGATCGACGAGACCCTGGCCCTGGGCGGCACGCAGATCCTGCTGCAGGGCGGTCACCATCCGAACTTGCCCTTGTCCTGGTACGAGGACATGCTGCGCTTCATCAAGGGCAACCATCCCATCCACGTGCACGCCTTCTCACCGCCCGAGATCGTGCACTTCGCCGGGCTGTCCGGTCTGTCCACGGCCGAGGTCATCGCCCGGCTGAAGCGCGCGGGCCTGGACTCCATCCCCGGCGGCGGGGCCGAGATACTCGTGGACCGCGTGCGCCGGGAGGCCTCGCCCAACAAGTGCCCGGCTGGACAGTGGCTGGCGGTCATGGAAGAAGCCCACAACCAGGGCCTGCGCACCAGCGCGACCATGATGTTCGGCCACCTGGAGACGGACGAGGAGCGCATCGAGCACCTGCTTGCCTTGCGCGACGCGCAGGACCGCACAGGCGGCTTCACGGCCTTCATCCCCTGGACCTTCCAGCCGGACAACACGGCCCTGGCCGCCACGGTGCGCGAGAAGCAGGCCGCGCCGGTCTACCTGCGCTTCCTGGCCCTGTCGCGGCTGGTGCTGGACAACTTCGCCAACCTGCAGGTGTCCTGGGTGACCATGGGTCCCAAGATCGCCCAGCTTGCCCTGTTCCACGGCGCCAACGACTTCGGCTCGACCATGATCGAGGAGAACGTGGTCGCCGCGGCCGGAGTGAGTTTCCTCATGGGCGAGGACGAGATTCGCAAGCTCATCGAGGACGCGGGCTTCGCGCCCAGGCGGCGGCGCATGGACTACTCGCAGGCCCCGGAACCCTCGGCCCGAGCCACGGAGGTCGCGTGA
- a CDS encoding SWIM zinc finger family protein, producing the protein MPDKPTLPRHFESLSWDDLVTWAGSKIAGRGRDYQRKGRVKALAVTADGGLIASVIGSERYAVQVRMDAEGILKSQCTCPYELDCKHGVATVLEYLARVGQDRPIPKADPRDEPLAWKSDDDIDGDDEDDADACGPALSRDVLAQVDTLLSEMTKADLVKMILGFVEKYPEVASELQDTVQLRAGDVAALTARLREEIREASSEPGWQDRWGGEGYTPDYSGIRDRLETLLTAGHADAVLDLGKEIIESGTNQVETSEDEGETAMEVSSSIAVLPRALSASSLPEAERLLWALDAVLDDPFDLCAALADYLGEKHASAAWNIVADALLKRLATEKFRKSEFGSAYWRDQLTNWTIHALEQAGRQREILPLCEAEAEKTDSYVRLVTRLIALERFADAERWIHKGVQATHKDRLGTASQLRDALLVVRIRQQDWPAVAILHVEEFVRSPSVQDFENCKKAAQRLDIWTIVRRTLLEYLAGGQQPWKQPEWPLPAPDKDTPQLEQRDTLPNFSILIEIAIHEKNPEEVLRWYDRRPQRPFFGYSTLDEDVATAVASYAPDQAVSIWKTLAEREIARTKPSAYHEAASYLRKAAKVMLREKREADWEQYLARLRSEHLRKKRLLEVLDTLSAEPTVKKGR; encoded by the coding sequence ATGCCCGACAAGCCGACGCTTCCACGGCACTTCGAATCCCTGTCCTGGGACGATCTCGTCACCTGGGCAGGGAGCAAGATCGCTGGCCGAGGTCGAGATTACCAACGCAAGGGCAGGGTTAAGGCTCTGGCCGTAACCGCTGATGGCGGCCTCATCGCCTCCGTCATCGGTTCCGAGCGGTACGCGGTCCAGGTTCGCATGGATGCGGAGGGAATCCTCAAATCCCAATGTACCTGCCCATACGAATTGGATTGCAAGCATGGCGTAGCCACAGTGCTGGAATACTTGGCCCGAGTTGGTCAGGACAGACCGATCCCCAAGGCGGACCCGCGGGACGAGCCTTTGGCCTGGAAATCCGACGACGATATTGATGGCGATGACGAAGATGACGCCGACGCATGCGGGCCGGCGCTGTCCAGGGATGTCTTGGCCCAGGTGGATACGTTGCTCAGCGAAATGACGAAGGCGGACCTCGTCAAAATGATCCTGGGGTTCGTGGAAAAATATCCCGAAGTAGCGTCTGAACTCCAGGACACTGTCCAGTTGCGCGCCGGAGATGTCGCCGCGCTCACGGCGCGTTTGCGCGAGGAAATCCGCGAAGCCAGCAGTGAACCTGGGTGGCAAGACCGCTGGGGCGGCGAGGGCTACACGCCTGACTACTCCGGCATCCGCGACAGACTGGAAACCTTGCTTACCGCCGGCCATGCCGACGCGGTGCTTGACCTCGGCAAGGAGATCATCGAAAGCGGCACTAACCAGGTTGAAACGAGCGAGGACGAAGGCGAAACGGCCATGGAGGTCTCCAGTAGCATCGCCGTGCTTCCGCGCGCCCTTTCGGCCTCCTCTCTGCCGGAAGCCGAAAGGCTTTTGTGGGCCTTGGATGCCGTACTCGACGATCCGTTCGACCTTTGCGCCGCGCTTGCCGACTACCTGGGGGAAAAGCACGCAAGCGCCGCCTGGAATATCGTGGCCGACGCCCTTCTCAAACGCCTGGCCACCGAGAAATTCCGCAAGAGCGAGTTCGGGAGCGCCTACTGGCGGGACCAGCTCACCAACTGGACCATACACGCCCTGGAACAGGCCGGCAGGCAGCGGGAGATCCTCCCTCTGTGCGAGGCTGAAGCCGAGAAGACGGACAGCTATGTCCGCCTGGTCACGCGCCTGATTGCCTTGGAGCGCTTTGCGGATGCGGAGCGTTGGATTCATAAAGGCGTTCAGGCCACGCATAAGGATCGTCTGGGAACTGCTTCCCAACTCAGGGATGCGCTACTGGTTGTCAGGATCCGCCAACAAGATTGGCCAGCCGTGGCGATTCTGCATGTAGAGGAGTTCGTTCGGAGTCCTTCAGTTCAGGATTTTGAAAACTGTAAGAAAGCGGCCCAGCGGCTTGATATATGGACGATAGTCCGCCGCACCCTCCTGGAATACCTCGCCGGTGGCCAGCAACCCTGGAAACAACCGGAATGGCCTTTGCCGGCCCCAGACAAGGACACCCCACAGCTCGAACAAAGGGACACCTTGCCCAATTTTTCCATTCTGATCGAGATCGCCATCCATGAAAAGAACCCTGAGGAAGTGTTGCGTTGGTACGACCGCCGCCCACAGAGGCCTTTCTTCGGGTACAGCACCCTGGACGAAGACGTGGCCACGGCCGTGGCCTCATACGCCCCGGATCAGGCCGTGAGCATATGGAAGACCCTGGCGGAACGGGAGATAGCCAGGACCAAACCGAGCGCCTATCATGAAGCGGCGAGCTATCTGCGAAAAGCAGCCAAGGTCATGCTCCGGGAGAAGAGAGAAGCCGACTGGGAACAGTATCTGGCCAGATTGCGATCAGAACATTTACGTAAAAAGCGTCTGCTTGAGGTTCTCGACACCTTGAGCGCGGAACCAACCGTGAAGAAAGGACGTTAA